From Symphalangus syndactylus isolate Jambi chromosome X, NHGRI_mSymSyn1-v2.1_pri, whole genome shotgun sequence, the proteins below share one genomic window:
- the LOC129475360 gene encoding histone-arginine methyltransferase CARM1-like, which yields MTELMTGFSATATAGVFALAQGHSLVAQNINYDNYFYPQSKVHLFLQADDPLNIRTASSREGRETLWGGAGSAGPGGAGPCAAVSVFPGARLLTIGDANGEIQRHAEQQALRLEVRAGPDAAGIALYSHEDVCVFKCSVPRETECSRVGKQSFIITLGCNSVLMQFATPDDFCSFYNILKTCRGHTLERSVFSERTEESSAVQYFQFYGYLSQQQNMMQDYVRTGTYQRAILQNHTDFKDKIVLDVGCGSGILSFFAAQAGARKIYAVEASTTAQHAEVLVKSNNLTDHIVVIPGKVEEVSLPEQVDIIISEPMGYMLFNERMLESYLHAKKYLKPSGNMFPTIGDVHLAPFTDEQLYMEQFTKANFWYQPSFHRVDLSALRGAAVDEYFRQPVVDTFDIRILMAKSIKYTVNFLEAKVGSGNMDESSFVSKFHCH from the exons ATGACTGAGCTCATGACTGGTTTCTCTGCCACTGCTACAGCTGGCGTCTTTGCCCTGGCACAGGGGCACTCACTG GTAGCCCAGAATATCAATTATGACAATTATTTTTATCCCCAATCCAAAGTACACTTATTCCTTCAGGCTGATGATCCTCTAAATATTAGAACAGCTTCCTCTAGAGAGGGCCGTGAA ACTTTATGGGGCGGCGCGGGGTCAGCGGGCCCGGGCGGAGCAGGGCCCTGCGCGGCTGTGTCCGTGTTCCCCGGCGCCCGCCTCCTCACCATTGGCGACGCGAACGGCGAGATCCAGCGGCACGCGGAGCAGCAGGCGCTGCGCCTCGAGGTGCGCGCCGGCCCGGACGCGGCGGGAATCGCCCTCTACAGCCATGaagatgtgtgtgtctttaagtGCTCAGTGCCCCGAGAGACAGAGTGCAGCCGTGTGGGCAAGCAGTCCTTCATCATCACCCTGGGCTGCAACAGTGTCCTCATGCAGTTCGCCACACCCGACGATTTCTGTTCTTTCTACAACATCCTGAAAACCTGCCGGGGCCACACCCTGGAGCGGTCCGTGTTCAGCGAGCGGACGGAGGAGTCTTCTGCCGTGCAGTACTTCCAGTTTTATGGCTACCTGTCCCAGCAGCAGAACATGATGCAGGACTACGTGCGGACAGGCACCTACCAGCGCGCCATCCTGCAAAACCACACCGACTTCAAGGACAAGATCGTTCTTGATGTTGGCTGTGGCTCTGGGATCCTGTCGTTTTTTGCCGCCCAAGCTGGAGCACGGAAAATCTACGCGGTGGAGGCCAGCACCACGGCCCAGCACGCCGAGGTCTTGGTGAAGAGTAACAACCTGACGGACCACATCGTGGTCATCCCGGGCAAGGTGGAGGAGGTGTCACTCCCGGAGCAGGTGGACATCATCATCTCGGAGCCCATGGGCTACATGCTCTTCAACGAGCGCATGCTGGAGAGCTACCTCCACGCCAAGAAGTACCTGAAGCCCAGCGGAAACATGTTTCCTACCATTGGTGACGTCCACCTTGCACCCTTCACGGATGAACAGCTCTACATGGAGCAGTTCACCAAGGCCAACTTCTGGTACCAGCCATCGTTCCACAGAGTGGACCTGTCGGCCCTCCGAGGTGCCGCGGTGGATGAGTACTTCCGGCAGCCTGTGGTGGACACATTTGACATCCGGATCCTGATGGCCAAGTCTATCAAGTACACGGTGAACTTCTTAGAAGCCAAAGTTGGGAGTGGAAACATGGATGAGTCCAGCTTTGTGAGCAAATTTCATTGCCACTGA